The following are from one region of the Halorussus rarus genome:
- a CDS encoding NAD-dependent epimerase/dehydratase family protein has translation MDTVAVTGGNGQIGSALLAALADRGHRTANLSRGERRESVADRYLRTDLLDPGEVYGSLASADPDAVSHFGTIPRPGETPGHVTFRSNVQTTYHVLAAAEALDVETVVLASSLSAMGAGFEDEIDVRYLPVDESHPLTAGNPYGLGKRVAEVVGDGFGRREGAPTTVASLRFPLVADDAELRETFAAADRSLDAVREAGFFETARKTLFAYVHLDDATDLAVQALEADFEGHEAVFGAAADTTVDAPTAELAELYDAEASASLEGHESLIDTGKAERLLGWSPERSWRSL, from the coding sequence ATGGACACCGTCGCTGTCACCGGCGGGAACGGCCAGATCGGGTCGGCGCTGCTCGCGGCGCTCGCCGACCGGGGCCACCGGACCGCGAACCTCAGCCGGGGCGAGCGCCGCGAGTCGGTCGCCGACCGGTACCTCCGGACCGACCTGCTCGACCCCGGCGAGGTGTACGGCTCGCTCGCGAGCGCCGACCCCGACGCCGTGTCCCACTTCGGGACGATCCCTCGACCCGGCGAGACGCCGGGCCACGTCACCTTCCGGAGCAACGTCCAGACGACCTACCACGTGCTGGCGGCCGCCGAGGCGCTGGACGTCGAGACGGTCGTGCTGGCCTCCAGCCTCTCGGCGATGGGCGCGGGGTTCGAGGACGAAATCGACGTGCGTTACCTCCCCGTCGACGAATCTCATCCGCTGACCGCCGGCAACCCGTACGGCCTCGGCAAGCGGGTGGCCGAGGTAGTCGGCGACGGATTCGGGCGCCGCGAGGGCGCGCCGACGACCGTCGCGTCGCTCCGATTCCCGCTGGTCGCCGACGACGCCGAGCTCCGGGAGACGTTCGCCGCGGCCGACCGCTCGCTCGACGCGGTCCGCGAGGCGGGCTTCTTCGAGACGGCCCGCAAGACGCTGTTCGCCTACGTCCATCTCGACGACGCGACCGACCTCGCAGTCCAGGCGCTAGAAGCCGACTTCGAGGGTCACGAGGCGGTCTTCGGGGCGGCGGCCGACACGACCGTCGACGCGCCGACCGCGGAACTGGCGGAGCTGTACGACGCCGAAGCCAGCGCATCGTTAGAGGGTCATGAGAGCCTGATCGACACCGGAAAGGCCGAGCGCCTGCTGGGCTGGTCGCCCGAGCGGTCGTGGCGGTCGCTGTGA
- a CDS encoding DUF7312 domain-containing protein: MSDWKYDIDEVGHDAEEPDDEAGVAGAEEGERPALQPVEPGSPTAENALFVALGIGATLFVFARVVMFVG; this comes from the coding sequence ATGTCGGATTGGAAGTACGACATCGACGAGGTCGGCCACGACGCCGAGGAACCCGACGACGAGGCCGGAGTCGCGGGGGCGGAGGAGGGCGAGCGCCCGGCACTCCAGCCGGTCGAACCGGGGTCGCCGACGGCCGAGAACGCGCTCTTCGTCGCGCTCGGAATCGGGGCGACGCTGTTCGTCTTCGCCCGCGTCGTCATGTTCGTCGGGTAA
- a CDS encoding SPFH domain-containing protein: protein MLVPLQAAPAGGLTIVALLVLALAVITIWQSVEIVDATEKRALTVFGEYRKLLEPGINFVPPFVSATHRFDMRTQTLDVPRQEAITRDNSPVTADAVVYIKVMDAKKAFLEVEDYKRAVSNLAQTTLRAVLGDMELDDTLNKRQEINAKIRKELDEPTDEWGIRVESVEVREVNPSKDVQQAMEQQTSAERKRRAMILEAQGERRSAVETAEGDKQSNIIRAQGEKQSQILEAQGDAVSTVLRAKSAESMGERAVIEKGMETLESIGQGESTTFVLPQELSSLVGRYGKHLTGSDVKEDGEQLDSLDFDAETRELLGLDDIEEILGQIDEEAEMDVEAMEQEAQAIKEGEDPANIKSADEVIEEMDEDSPDMEDVKAELDAELEK, encoded by the coding sequence ATGTTGGTTCCACTACAGGCTGCCCCCGCGGGTGGCCTCACGATCGTCGCCCTGTTGGTCCTCGCGTTGGCCGTCATCACCATCTGGCAGTCGGTCGAGATCGTCGACGCGACCGAGAAGCGCGCGCTGACCGTCTTCGGGGAGTACCGGAAGCTGCTCGAACCGGGTATCAACTTCGTGCCGCCGTTCGTGAGCGCGACCCACCGGTTCGACATGCGGACCCAGACTCTCGACGTGCCCCGGCAGGAGGCCATCACCCGCGACAACTCGCCGGTGACCGCCGACGCCGTGGTGTACATCAAGGTCATGGACGCCAAGAAGGCGTTCCTCGAGGTCGAAGACTACAAGCGGGCCGTCTCGAACCTCGCCCAGACCACGCTCCGCGCGGTGCTGGGCGACATGGAACTCGACGACACGCTCAACAAGCGCCAGGAGATCAACGCCAAGATCCGCAAGGAGCTCGACGAACCCACCGACGAGTGGGGCATCCGCGTCGAGAGCGTCGAGGTCCGGGAGGTCAACCCGAGCAAGGACGTCCAGCAGGCGATGGAGCAGCAGACGTCCGCCGAGCGCAAGCGCCGCGCCATGATTCTCGAAGCGCAGGGTGAGCGCCGGAGCGCCGTCGAGACCGCCGAGGGTGACAAGCAGTCGAACATCATCCGCGCACAGGGTGAGAAGCAGAGCCAGATCCTGGAAGCCCAGGGTGACGCGGTGTCGACCGTGCTCCGCGCGAAGTCCGCCGAGTCGATGGGCGAGCGCGCTGTCATCGAGAAGGGCATGGAAACGCTCGAATCCATCGGGCAAGGCGAGTCGACGACGTTCGTCCTCCCGCAGGAGCTCTCCTCGCTGGTCGGCCGGTACGGCAAGCACCTCACCGGCAGCGACGTGAAGGAGGACGGCGAGCAGCTCGACAGCCTCGACTTCGACGCCGAGACCCGCGAACTCCTCGGTCTCGACGACATCGAGGAGATCCTGGGCCAGATAGACGAGGAGGCCGAGATGGACGTCGAGGCGATGGAGCAGGAGGCCCAGGCGATCAAGGAGGGCGAGGACCCCGCGAACATCAAGAGCGCCGACGAGGTCATCGAGGAGATGGACGAGGACTCCCCCGACATGGAGGACGTGAAGGCCGAACTGGACGCGGAACTCGAGAAGTAA
- a CDS encoding winged helix-turn-helix transcriptional regulator, translating into MVERSDVDENKRATLRRFAVLGAATPLAKFGGDDEAGGESEARDAIAGYVATTPGAHFSKIRDDLKLGTGEAQHHLRQLLDAKVLESRRDGDYRRFYPAEQFAPFEQVALGYLRRDTPRGMLIELLRDPDATGSDLAEALDVSRPTVSKYAAGLEEAGLLDREDGYAVREPETVITLLVRYADSFGADAATFAAQADGLISFDP; encoded by the coding sequence ATGGTTGAGCGCTCCGATGTGGATGAAAATAAGCGGGCGACCCTCCGCCGGTTCGCGGTCCTGGGGGCCGCGACGCCGCTGGCCAAGTTCGGCGGCGACGACGAGGCCGGCGGCGAGAGCGAGGCCCGCGACGCCATCGCGGGCTACGTCGCCACCACGCCGGGCGCGCACTTCTCGAAGATCCGCGACGACCTGAAACTGGGGACGGGGGAGGCCCAGCACCACCTCCGACAGCTGCTCGACGCCAAGGTTCTCGAGAGCCGCCGCGACGGCGACTACCGCCGGTTCTACCCGGCCGAGCAGTTCGCCCCGTTCGAGCAGGTCGCGCTGGGCTACCTCCGACGGGACACGCCGCGGGGGATGCTCATCGAGCTGCTGCGCGACCCCGACGCGACGGGCAGCGATCTCGCCGAGGCGCTGGACGTGTCGCGGCCGACCGTGAGCAAGTACGCCGCCGGCCTCGAGGAGGCCGGCCTGCTCGACCGCGAGGACGGCTACGCGGTCCGCGAGCCCGAGACGGTCATCACCCTGCTCGTCCGGTACGCCGACTCGTTCGGCGCTGACGCCGCGACGTTCGCCGCGCAGGCCGACGGCCTCATCTCGTTCGACCCGTAG
- the pyk gene encoding pyruvate kinase, producing the protein MRNAKIVCTLGPASDSRRTVRELAEAGMTVARLNASHGTRADRAEVIDHVRDVDETTPDPLAVMVDLQGPEIRTAEVDEPVHLETGSTVRFVKGDTATSEEVGLSYSITNVEPGDTVLLDDGRIETTVEAVEDGDGEGDAVVARVESGGDLNSRKGVNVPGVDLDLDVVTEKDRRDLELAAEKEVDFVAASFVRSAADVLEVSEVLEELGADIPIVAKIERRGAVENLDEIIGASYGVMVARGDLGVECPLEDVPMIQKRIIRKCQRTGTPVITATEMLDSMVHARRPTRAEASDVANAVLDGTDAVMLSGETAIGDDPVRVVETMDRIVREVEASEEYDEFREQRVPAADDARTDALARSARYLARDIGASAIVAASESGYTALKISKFRPQVPVVATTPNDHVRRQLALSWGVNAEYTPVAEGVDTIIEDAVQAALDAGVAESGDTVVVVSGMMSELEDTSTTNMLKVHVAAETIATGRSVVRGRVAGPVARTRDGDLSGVPDGAVLAIDPEFDGEFAGDPSKLVGIVDARPGMTGYPAMVARELDVPMVSGAPLDPTIRDGDVVTLDAERGVVYEGDVTHADRP; encoded by the coding sequence ATGAGAAACGCGAAGATCGTCTGTACGCTGGGCCCGGCCTCCGACTCCCGGCGTACGGTCCGGGAGCTGGCCGAGGCCGGGATGACGGTCGCCCGGCTCAACGCCAGCCACGGCACGCGAGCCGACCGCGCCGAGGTCATCGACCACGTGCGCGACGTCGACGAGACGACGCCCGACCCGCTCGCGGTGATGGTCGACCTCCAGGGGCCCGAGATTCGGACCGCCGAGGTCGACGAGCCCGTCCACCTCGAGACCGGGTCGACCGTCCGCTTCGTGAAGGGCGACACGGCTACGTCCGAGGAAGTCGGGCTGAGCTACTCCATCACCAACGTCGAGCCCGGCGACACCGTGCTGCTGGACGACGGCCGCATCGAGACGACTGTCGAGGCGGTCGAAGACGGGGACGGCGAGGGCGACGCCGTCGTCGCCAGGGTCGAGAGCGGCGGCGACCTGAACAGCCGGAAGGGTGTCAACGTCCCCGGCGTCGACCTCGACCTCGACGTGGTGACCGAGAAGGACCGCCGGGACCTCGAACTCGCGGCCGAGAAGGAGGTCGACTTCGTGGCCGCGAGCTTCGTCCGGAGCGCCGCGGACGTCCTGGAGGTCAGCGAGGTGCTCGAGGAGCTGGGCGCCGACATCCCCATCGTCGCCAAGATCGAGCGCCGGGGCGCGGTCGAGAACCTCGACGAGATAATCGGGGCGTCCTACGGCGTGATGGTGGCCCGGGGCGACCTCGGCGTCGAGTGCCCGCTGGAGGACGTCCCGATGATACAGAAGCGAATCATCCGGAAGTGCCAGCGGACGGGGACGCCGGTCATCACCGCGACCGAGATGCTCGACTCGATGGTTCACGCCCGCCGGCCCACCCGCGCGGAGGCCTCCGACGTGGCGAACGCGGTGCTCGACGGCACCGACGCGGTGATGCTGTCCGGCGAGACCGCCATCGGCGACGACCCGGTCCGGGTCGTCGAGACCATGGACCGCATCGTCCGGGAGGTCGAGGCCAGCGAGGAGTACGACGAGTTCCGCGAGCAGCGCGTGCCGGCGGCCGACGACGCCCGGACCGATGCCCTGGCGCGGTCGGCCCGGTACCTCGCCCGCGACATCGGGGCGTCGGCCATCGTCGCGGCCAGCGAGTCCGGCTACACCGCGCTCAAGATATCGAAGTTCCGGCCCCAGGTCCCGGTGGTGGCGACCACGCCGAACGACCACGTCCGGCGCCAGCTCGCGCTCTCGTGGGGCGTCAACGCCGAATACACCCCGGTCGCCGAGGGCGTCGACACCATCATCGAGGACGCAGTGCAGGCCGCGCTCGACGCCGGCGTGGCCGAGAGCGGCGACACCGTCGTGGTCGTCTCGGGCATGATGTCGGAACTGGAGGACACCAGCACGACCAACATGCTCAAGGTCCACGTCGCGGCCGAGACCATCGCGACCGGCCGGAGCGTGGTCCGGGGTCGGGTCGCCGGCCCGGTCGCACGGACCCGCGACGGCGACCTCTCGGGGGTACCCGACGGCGCGGTGCTTGCCATCGACCCCGAGTTCGACGGCGAGTTCGCGGGCGACCCCTCGAAGCTGGTCGGCATCGTCGACGCCAGACCGGGGATGACCGGCTACCCCGCGATGGTGGCCCGCGAACTCGACGTCCCGATGGTGAGCGGCGCGCCGCTCGACCCGACCATCCGGGACGGCGACGTGGTGACCCTCGACGCGGAGCGCGGCGTGGTGTACGAGGGCGACGTGACTCACGCCGACCGGCCGTAG
- a CDS encoding NfeD family protein, with translation MAPLLDSLSLLLLVAGIGLAIAEALIPGAHFIVLGVALVLAGVIGLLLGPAASPLVLAALVLGFGAASLYAYRELDLYGGKGVARTSDSDSLKGQTGRVTERVTTQDGQIKLHEGGFNPYYAARSIHGEIPEGTEVMVVDPGGGNVVKVEALEAIEDPIDRELREGRTGAETDPEVDRETGPEPDRETDTEGA, from the coding sequence ATGGCACCGCTGCTGGACTCGCTCTCGCTGTTGCTCCTGGTCGCCGGCATCGGGCTGGCGATAGCCGAGGCGCTGATTCCCGGCGCGCACTTCATCGTCCTCGGCGTCGCGCTCGTCCTCGCGGGGGTGATCGGACTGCTGCTGGGACCGGCCGCCTCGCCGCTCGTGCTGGCCGCGCTGGTGCTGGGGTTCGGCGCGGCCTCGCTGTACGCCTACCGCGAACTCGACCTCTACGGCGGCAAGGGCGTCGCGCGGACCAGCGACTCCGACTCGCTCAAGGGCCAGACCGGGCGCGTCACCGAACGGGTCACGACCCAGGACGGCCAGATAAAGCTCCACGAGGGCGGGTTCAACCCCTACTACGCCGCCCGGAGCATCCACGGCGAGATCCCGGAGGGGACCGAGGTGATGGTGGTCGATCCCGGCGGCGGCAACGTCGTCAAGGTCGAGGCGCTGGAGGCCATCGAGGACCCCATCGACCGGGAACTGCGCGAGGGCCGGACGGGCGCGGAGACCGACCCCGAGGTCGACCGGGAGACCGGACCCGAACCGGACCGCGAGACCGACACCGAAGGGGCCTGA
- a CDS encoding DUF7123 family protein — translation MSTTATAGTTTLTDKQQRILQFLREKGQMKTYFKSRLIGDELGMTAKEVGANMTAIADGEFDVDVEKWGYSSSTTWKVTV, via the coding sequence ATGAGCACGACCGCGACTGCTGGCACGACCACCCTGACCGACAAGCAACAGCGCATCCTCCAGTTCCTCCGCGAGAAGGGCCAGATGAAGACCTACTTCAAGTCCCGGCTCATCGGCGACGAACTGGGCATGACCGCCAAGGAGGTCGGCGCGAACATGACCGCCATCGCCGACGGCGAGTTCGACGTGGACGTCGAGAAGTGGGGCTACTCCTCCTCGACGACGTGGAAGGTCACGGTCTGA
- a CDS encoding SHOCT domain-containing protein produces MADDPIGTLAAVVAVVTLPLGTLSLFFVGWEVAMVVFVVGWFLLAPLIPIVGEELLPALGSAESEGKTSDPLTELRGRYARGEIGDEEFERRVERLVATERIDLNRDAAFDRSSSADADPQRDVERSR; encoded by the coding sequence ATGGCTGACGATCCGATCGGCACGCTCGCGGCGGTCGTCGCCGTCGTGACGCTTCCGCTCGGCACCCTCTCGCTGTTCTTCGTCGGCTGGGAGGTCGCGATGGTCGTGTTCGTCGTCGGCTGGTTCCTGCTCGCGCCGCTGATTCCCATCGTCGGCGAGGAACTGCTACCTGCCCTCGGTAGCGCCGAGTCCGAGGGAAAGACGTCCGATCCGCTGACGGAGCTCAGGGGTCGGTACGCCCGGGGCGAGATCGGCGACGAGGAGTTCGAGCGCCGGGTCGAGCGCCTCGTCGCGACCGAGAGAATCGATCTGAATCGCGACGCAGCGTTCGACAGGTCCAGCAGTGCGGACGCCGACCCCCAACGGGACGTCGAGCGGAGTCGCTGA
- a CDS encoding flippase-like domain-containing protein — MSGRAVEVSVVLPAYNEEATIENTVETTLATLDGFLPAGTFEVIVAEDGCDDRTPEIADRMAADDPRVRHYHSDERLGRGGALNRAFEAADGDTLVYFDTDLATDMKHLEELVESVRSGEYQFATGSRWMPGEEASRPAKRDVASRGFNGLTRTFLGSEMRDHQCGFKAFDRTALFDVLDDVEDEHWFWDTEVLVRAQRRGYDVKEFAVDWTPKGDSKVDIVRDVFGMGSQIMRCWWEFSVQPRITRRVSIAAGIFLTIVAVLLMGQYLPLEKVLAQMSAADPALVGLAALVYLISWPLRGTRYKDILEELDYTEDAGFLTGAIFVSQTGNLVFPARAGDAVRAYVVKARRSIPYPTGFASLAVERVFDLLTITMLAGVVLVGLALTGATAGLESTLFGSTPVGAEGGDYGAAGQTALYVAGGVGLAAILAVAAIVASARSDRNLVRGVVSRLSNDSYADYVAGVIERFTGDVQTVAGNRSAFLTVGASSLAIWTLDVVTALLVLSAFPSVELPIPLLAGVCFFAVSVGNLAKVLPLSPGGVGLYEGAFTLLVVGLTPLGWSVALGAAILDHAVKNVVTLVGGVASMLWLNVSLTTAVEESKDARAAADPAEPTDD, encoded by the coding sequence ATGAGCGGTCGTGCAGTCGAGGTGAGCGTCGTCCTCCCGGCCTACAACGAGGAGGCGACGATAGAGAACACGGTCGAGACGACACTCGCCACGCTAGACGGGTTCCTCCCCGCGGGGACGTTCGAGGTCATCGTCGCCGAGGACGGGTGCGACGACCGCACCCCGGAGATCGCCGACCGGATGGCCGCGGACGACCCGCGGGTCCGGCACTACCACAGCGACGAGCGACTGGGTCGCGGGGGAGCGCTGAATCGCGCGTTCGAGGCGGCCGACGGGGACACGCTGGTGTACTTCGACACGGACCTCGCCACCGACATGAAGCACCTCGAGGAGCTGGTCGAGAGCGTCCGGTCGGGCGAGTACCAGTTCGCCACCGGGTCGCGCTGGATGCCCGGCGAGGAGGCAAGCAGGCCCGCCAAGCGCGACGTCGCGAGTCGGGGGTTCAACGGGCTGACCCGGACGTTCCTCGGTTCGGAGATGCGCGACCACCAGTGCGGGTTCAAGGCGTTCGACCGGACCGCGCTGTTCGACGTCCTCGACGACGTCGAAGACGAACACTGGTTCTGGGACACCGAGGTGCTCGTGCGCGCCCAGCGCCGGGGGTACGACGTCAAGGAGTTCGCTGTCGACTGGACCCCCAAGGGCGACTCGAAGGTCGACATCGTCCGGGACGTGTTCGGGATGGGCAGCCAGATCATGCGGTGCTGGTGGGAGTTCTCGGTCCAGCCCCGCATCACCCGCCGGGTGTCCATCGCGGCCGGGATCTTCCTGACGATCGTCGCGGTGCTGCTGATGGGCCAGTACCTCCCGCTTGAGAAGGTCCTGGCCCAGATGAGCGCGGCCGACCCCGCGCTGGTCGGCCTGGCCGCGCTGGTGTACCTCATCTCGTGGCCCCTCCGGGGGACGCGGTACAAGGACATCCTGGAGGAACTGGACTACACCGAGGACGCGGGCTTCCTGACGGGAGCCATCTTCGTGAGCCAGACCGGCAACCTCGTCTTCCCCGCGCGGGCGGGCGACGCGGTCCGGGCCTACGTCGTGAAGGCCCGGCGGTCGATTCCGTACCCGACCGGGTTCGCGTCGCTGGCGGTCGAGCGCGTGTTCGACCTGCTGACCATCACGATGCTGGCCGGCGTGGTCCTCGTCGGGCTCGCGCTCACCGGCGCGACCGCCGGGCTCGAGTCGACCCTGTTCGGGTCGACGCCGGTCGGCGCGGAGGGCGGCGACTACGGCGCGGCCGGCCAGACCGCCCTCTACGTCGCGGGCGGGGTCGGCCTCGCGGCCATCCTCGCGGTGGCGGCCATCGTCGCCAGCGCCCGGTCGGACCGCAACCTCGTCCGGGGCGTCGTCTCGCGGCTCAGCAACGACTCGTACGCCGACTACGTCGCGGGGGTCATCGAACGGTTCACCGGCGACGTCCAGACGGTCGCGGGCAACCGGAGCGCCTTCCTGACGGTCGGCGCCAGCAGCCTCGCCATCTGGACGCTCGACGTGGTGACCGCGCTGCTCGTGCTGAGCGCGTTCCCGAGCGTCGAACTCCCGATTCCGCTGCTCGCGGGGGTGTGCTTCTTCGCGGTCAGCGTGGGCAACCTCGCGAAGGTGCTGCCGCTGTCGCCCGGCGGGGTCGGCCTCTACGAGGGCGCGTTCACCCTGCTGGTGGTCGGGCTCACCCCGCTGGGCTGGAGCGTCGCGCTCGGCGCGGCCATCCTCGATCACGCCGTCAAGAACGTCGTGACGCTGGTCGGCGGCGTGGCGTCGATGCTCTGGCTGAACGTCTCGCTGACGACCGCCGTCGAGGAGAGCAAGGACGCGCGGGCCGCCGCCGACCCGGCGGAGCCGACCGACGACTGA
- a CDS encoding GYD domain-containing protein, producing the protein MPTYASLVDVRTDFQNAQELASVWGDIRMDLDDQPADLQHTYAILGEYDFLVIMEAPDRDAAYQAGVALERHGLDAQTMEIIPTEELAQVVDDL; encoded by the coding sequence ATGCCCACCTACGCCTCGCTGGTCGACGTGCGGACGGACTTCCAGAACGCGCAGGAGCTCGCGTCGGTGTGGGGCGACATCCGCATGGACCTCGACGACCAGCCCGCGGACCTCCAGCACACCTACGCCATCCTCGGGGAGTACGACTTCCTGGTCATCATGGAGGCGCCGGACCGCGACGCGGCCTACCAGGCCGGCGTCGCGCTGGAGCGCCACGGCCTCGACGCCCAGACCATGGAGATCATCCCGACCGAGGAGCTCGCGCAGGTCGTCGACGACCTCTGA
- a CDS encoding class I SAM-dependent methyltransferase produces MDDDRQTDSDPKRAAMDAFAAAADAYRDSDVHRSGEDLDLLAEWCAGASRALDVACGPGNAAGALADAGVPSVVATDATPEMVRTATDSFPVDGAVADAERLPFAGGAFDAVTCRIAAHHFPDPRAFLRETARVLEPGGGERTGGPRASSDLRSDAVLAFEDNVAPEDDRLADFFDEFERTRDPSHVEAYPQTTWESWFREAGFEVEETLTMTRELDYEAWVDRTDPDEDDREKLAEMVRKPAAKEVYGVSVEDGEVQSFSNRKVLIRATVPE; encoded by the coding sequence ATGGACGACGATAGGCAGACGGACAGCGACCCGAAGCGTGCGGCGATGGACGCGTTCGCCGCCGCCGCAGACGCCTACCGCGACAGCGACGTCCACCGGTCGGGCGAGGACCTCGACCTGCTGGCCGAGTGGTGCGCCGGCGCATCTCGGGCGCTCGACGTCGCCTGCGGGCCGGGGAACGCGGCGGGTGCGCTCGCGGACGCCGGGGTCCCGTCCGTCGTCGCAACCGACGCGACGCCCGAGATGGTCCGGACCGCGACCGACTCCTTCCCGGTCGACGGAGCGGTCGCCGACGCGGAGCGGCTCCCGTTCGCCGGCGGCGCGTTCGACGCGGTGACCTGCCGCATCGCGGCCCACCACTTCCCGGACCCCCGGGCGTTCCTGCGGGAGACGGCGCGCGTGCTCGAACCCGGCGGCGGTGAGCGGACCGGAGGTCCGCGAGCCTCGTCGGACCTTCGGTCCGACGCCGTCCTCGCCTTCGAGGACAACGTCGCCCCCGAGGACGACCGGCTCGCCGACTTCTTCGACGAGTTCGAGCGCACCCGCGACCCGAGCCACGTCGAGGCCTACCCCCAGACGACGTGGGAGTCGTGGTTCCGCGAGGCGGGATTCGAGGTCGAGGAGACGCTGACGATGACCCGCGAGCTGGACTACGAGGCGTGGGTCGACCGGACCGACCCGGACGAGGACGACCGAGAGAAACTGGCCGAGATGGTGCGGAAGCCGGCCGCGAAGGAAGTATACGGAGTGTCGGTCGAAGACGGCGAGGTCCAATCGTTCAGCAATCGGAAGGTGCTGATCCGGGCGACGGTGCCCGAGTGA